The following nucleotide sequence is from Gemmatimonadaceae bacterium.
CGCAAGGCGACTGCTCTTCGTCGTCTGGAGCGCGCCGAGCGCGTATACGCGATCGAGACGATCGGCGACGATCTGCGCGCGGTCGCGGCGAAACGGCGCGACGCGCTCGTCGCACGGAGAGGCCGCGACCTCTTCGGCGATCGCTATCGTCCGTCGCGCGACGAGCGATTGGCCGCGGCCGGGTTGCGCTCGACCGCGCGTGCGCTTCGCGTGCTTCGACGGCGAATCGCCGACGGCGGCGCGCTGCCGTTCGGCTTCCGCACGCACTTTCCCGACGTCGCGGCTCGCGGCGGCTTCGGTGTCGTCGTCGGCAATCCGCCGTGGGTTCGCGTGCATCGGGTGCCGGAGTCACAACGAAAGGCGTATCGCCGCGATTTCCAGGTTGCGCGCGCGGCGGCGTGGGAGCCGGGCGCGAATGCCGCGGGCGCGGGGCGCGGATTCGCCGCTCAGGTCGACCTCGCGGCCCTGTTCGTCGAGCGATCGCTCGACCTGTTGTCGCCGGGCGGAACGATGGCGCTCCTCCTTCCGGTCAAGCTTTGGCGTTCGCTCGCCGGGGGCGGCGTGCGACGACTACTCGCCGACGACACCCAGCTCGTCCGCCTCGAAGACCATTCACGCGCGTCCACGACCTTCGACGCCGCCGTGTATCCGTCGCTGATCGTGGCGCGACGGCGAACGCGCGATCACGCCGTGCGATCACCGGTCCTCGACGCGTCGGTGCACGACACCGCGTCGTGCGCGCTCGCGTGGAGCGTGCCGGCAAAGCACCTTCCCTTCGACGCGAGCCGCGGTTCGCCGTGGATTCTGCTGCCTCCCGATGCTCGCCGCGGCTTCGACCTCCTGCGCGGGCTCGGCCGTCCGCTCACCGAATCGGAGCTCGGCCGGCCTCGTCTCGGCGTGAAATGCGGTTTCAACGCGGCGTTCGTCGTCGAGATCCTCGGCGTCGATGACGACCTCGTCGACGTGCTGACGCTGGATCGCAAGCGGACCACGATCGAGCGCGCCATGCTCCGTCCGCTCTTGAGGGGCGAGAGTCTGCGCCGCTGGTCGGTTCCGCCGTCCACCGACGCGATCATCTGGACGCATGATGCGTTCGGCGGCGCGCTGCGCTCGTTGCCGTTGCGCACCTCGCGCTGGATGTCGGGTTGGCGGCGCCAACTCGCCGCGCGCGCCGACGCGAGAGAGAAACCGCAATGGTGGTCGCTCTTCCGCACCGAAGCCGCGGCGGCCGACCGCCCTCGCGTCGTTTGGGGCGACGTCGGGCGCGAGCCGCGCGCGTCGGTATTGCTCGCGGGTGACCCGCGCGTGCCGCTCAACACCTGCTACGTGTCGCGATGCCGCGACGCGCGCGACGCGTTCGCGTTGGCGGCGCTGCTGAACGGACCGCTCGCCCGCGCGTGGCTCGACTCGCTCGCCGAGCCCGCACGCGGTGGCTATCGACGTTATCTCGGCTGGACGATGTCGCTCCTCCCGGTGCCGAGTGATTGGAATCGCGCGCGCGATGTTCTTGGTCCGCTCGGCGAGGCCGGAGCGCGAGGCAAGGCGCCGAGCGATCAGGAATTGCTCGATGCGGCGCTCGCGGCATACGGCGCGGATCGGCGAGAGATGGCGGCAATGATCGCGTGGATGGGAGGATGAGCGGATTCCGGCTCGCCTCGCCCGACGACGTTCGTCGGCTCATCGCGACTACCACGCTCGGCGAACGGTCGAACGTCGGCCGCAACGTGCTCGGACGCATCGAACTCAGGCCGCACCAAGTCGACGCCGCCGAGCGTCTCGTCGCGATGATCGAACGCAACGGCGGTGCGATGCTCGCCGAGCCGGTTGGACTCGGTAAGACGTACACGGCGCTCGCCGTCGCAGATCGACTCGACGCGCGGCGCGTCATCGTTGCGATCCCGGCATCGCTTCGCGAGATGTGGACTGCCGCGCTTCGCGACTGCCGTCGCGACGCCACGTGGATCACGCACGAGGCGCTGAGCCGCGGCGCCGTACCCAGCGATGATCCGGATCTCGTCATCGTGGACGAATCGCATCGTCTTCGAAATCCGGCGACCGGGCGGTATGCGTCCGTCGCGGCACTCTGCGCTCGCTCGCGCGTCCTTCTGGTTTCCGCGACTCCGGTGCAGAACTCTCGGTCCGATCTCGTCGCGCAAATCGCGTTGTACCTCGGCCGCGCCGCCTGGTCGCTCAACGACGCCGACATCGCGAACCATGTCGTGCGCGGCGCCGACGCAGGGAATGACAGGCACGGGGTGCCGCGATTGTCGGGCCCGCACGTCGTTTCGCTTGCCGCAGAGGATGACTGCATCGACGGGTTGCTGGCCCTTCGGCCACCCATTCCCGCCAAGGACGAGTCGACCGCCGCGGCGCTTCTCTTGTACGGCCTCGTACATCAGTGGACATCCAGTCGCGCGGCGCTGGTCGCGGCCCTCGAGCGACGATTGGCGCGCGGCGTTGCTCTGGTGAGCACCCTCGAGACCGGGCGCTATCCGACTCGCGCCGAGTTGGCGGCGTGGACGTGGTCGGGCGAAGCGGTACAGCTCGCGTTTCCCGAAATCATCGCGGCGGCCGGCGCCGACGACGATGAAACCGGCGAGCTGCTTGACGCGGTTCGTGCACACCAGTCCTCGATCGCGGCTCTCCTCGAACGCCTTCGTCGCGGTCCGGACCCGGATGACGATCGCGCGACGGCCGTGCGAGAGCTCCGACGCCGACACCCCGGCGAGCGAATCATCGCGTTCTGTCATTATGCCGAAACGGTTCGTGCCCTGTGGGCCAGGCTCGCGCACGACGCCGGTGTCGCCGCGCTCACGGCGTCCGGCGCGCGCGTTGCCGGCGGCCGACTGACGCGGGCGTCGGTGCTCGAGCAGTTCACGCCACGGCGCGGAGGCCGAGAAACGCCGCGCGCCGAGCGCATCGACCTGCTCATCACCACCGACGTCTTGAGCGAAGGACTGAATCTGCAGGAGGCGTCGGTAGTGGTGCATCTCGACTATCCCTGGAACCCCGCGCGGCTCGACCAGCGCGTCGGCCGCGTGCGCCGGCTCGGTTCGCGCCACGACGTCGTCACGGTCTATTCGGTCGCTCCGCCGGCATCGGCGGAGCGCCTGCTGCGCATCGACGAGCGCCTGCGCGACAAGCTGCGCATCGCGCAACGCACTGTCGGCGTGGCCGGACACATTCTCCCTTCGCCCATTCCGCTCTCGATCGTGAATCGCGGCGCCGCCGAAACCGCCAGCGACGTCCGGGAGCGGCTCCGTTCCTGGCTCGATTCGCGTGAGAGTCCGGCGCCCGCGCGCGAGGACTCGGCGTTGCCGCTCGTCGCAGCCGTCACGAGCGACCGAACCGGCTCCATCGCGCTCCTGGTCCAACCTGGCGACGCGACGCTGATCGCCGACGTCGGCGCGGGGTTCGACGCGTCACCCGCGACCATGCTCGCCGCGTTGACCGCGGCTCTTGGGTCAAGCGTCGTGGTCAGCGATGCTCTGGTCGAAGCGGTCCTCCATCGCGTGAACTCCTGGCTCGACGCGCGATTCGGCGCGTCGGCCGTCGAGCTTCCCGCAATCGGCGCCTCGCGCAGCCGGCGCGTCGCTCTTGCCCGCGTGTCTCGAGCACTGTCCCGCGCGCCACGCCATCGGCGCGCCATCCTGGCGCCGCTCGCACACGCCGCGCGGTCGGCGGCGGTCGCGCCTCTCGCCGAAGGAGCGGAGCGCGTGCTCGACTCCCTCGTCGCGTCCGACCTGCCTGACGAAGCGTGGCTCCGGTCGATCGCGGCGTTCGGGGAGCTGCACGCGCGGCCGGGGGCGCGAGGGCATGGCCTGGCCCGGAGCCGCGTCGCCGCCGTCCTCCTTCTCCTCGCGTCGCCCGGCTGACCGAGCCTGAGGGTTCGACTCTTTGCGGCGACGGGCGTGAAGGTTGCGCCTCGGCGAGCTACTTTTGCGCCGCGGTTTTCGGGTCTCTCAATTCAACACGGCGAATGCAATACACGACGCTTGGCAACACCGGCCTCACGGTCTCCCGTCTTTGCCTCGGCTGCATGACCTACGGCGACCCGCGTTGGCGCACGTGGGTGCTCGACGAAGGCGAGGCGCAACCGTTCATCCGACTGGCGCTCGAGAAAGGGATCAACTTCTTCGACACGGCCGACATGTACTCGCTCGGCATGAGCGAGGAAGTCACCGGGCGCGCGCTTCGCGCGATGGCAAACCCCGACGAGATCGTGATCGCGACCAAGGTGTTCTGGCCGATGGGCGACGCGCCGAACATGAAGGGCCTTTCGCGCAAACACGTCGTGCAGTCGTGCGAGGCGAGCCTCCGGCGGCTCGGCGTCGAGACGATCGATCTATACCAGATTCATCGCTTCGACCACATCGCGCCGATCGAGGAAACACTCGGCGCGCTCCAACACCTCGTGCACCAAGGCAAGGTGCGCTACATCGGGGCCAGCTCGGGATACGCCTGGGAGTTGATGCGCGCGCTCAGCATCTCCGAACGCAACGGGTGGGCGCGATTCGTTTCGGTGCAACCGCAATACAACCTCCTGTATCGCGAAGAAGAGCGAGAGATGATTCCGGCGTGTCATGCGGAGGGACTCGGTCTCATTCCGTGGTCGCCGCTGGCCCGTGGCGTCCTCACGCGTCCTCGCGCGAAGACCAAAGGCTCGACCGTCCGCTCCGACACCGACGTGCACGCGGACCGGCTCTACGCGAACGCCGATTGGGAGGTCGTGGACGTCGTCGAGAACATCGCGGAGAAGCGCGGCATCTCGATGGCGCAGGTGGCGCTCGCCTGGGTGCTGTCCAAGCCCGACGTCACCGCGCCGATCATCGGCGCTACGCGGCTCGAGCATCTCGAGGAATCGTTCGCCGCGCTCGAGGTGAAGCTCACCGCCGAAGAGATCACCGAGCTCGAACGCCCGTACACGCCGAAGGCCGTCACCTTCTGAACAGCAGAAAAGCTTCGCGGACTATCCGGATAGACGCGGAAAGAGCCCAAGAGATTGCGCGGCTCAGTCTTCCAGGGCGGGCTCGTACTCCGAGTGTCCGCGCGGCCGCTCGTGCTGCTCGAGCATTCGCGCACACGTGTTCCATCGGAGGATCGACTCGTCGTTGCCGGCGGGACGCATTTTCTCGGCTTTCTCGTACCAGGTCATGGCTTCGCGGAACCACTCGGCCGCGACCGCCGATGAGCCGAGCGCGCCGCGGTGCAGTTGCGCCCGCGCGCGCCGTTCGCAAATGATCCCCGAGTAGTAGAGACGTTCGTATTCGTCCTCGAGACGGGGCAGCACTTCTCGCGCGCGCCGTACGCCGCCGGCCATGTCTTCGGCGAACTGATCGGTGATCGACAGCAGCAGCGAGACCAACGCTTCCTGGTTTTTCGGCTCGATCGCGAGGACGTCGAGGCAGATACTCT
It contains:
- a CDS encoding N-6 DNA methylase, which produces MPVASLHAAAELLASADSAAGIAAIARSIGCDGDPAPLDKETQRALGLDDAVVEASVATGRGALRALLLTVRDDAAIREVLPRYAGRLATRAAHALWVLVATQRAHGEVVIAAWSNERRPPRVAAVVVNRRRPVDSDAETLRALSVAAGERDVLTHMRWVEILGRDSLTARFYQALERAVSALADSSSIGPRMERHEAALLDASRLVFLAFLEAKGWLDGDRGFLVRHFDRCAADGGRFHERVLRPLFFGTLNTPFRRRARTARAFGRVPFLNGGLFAKTGVERRLRGLSFSDDAYGTLLFDVFGQYRFTAREETSTWTEAAVDPEMLGRAFESLMAPGERRRTGAFFTPFSLVERVSTSALASALDDDGQRALAGEPLADARARAVLESIERLTVLDPACGSGAFLVHALERIASLRSSLGDGRDVSTIRREVLTRSIFGVDVNPTAVWLCELRLWLSVVIESEVADPLAVTPLPNLDRNVRVGDALLGRAFGSSDLASRDAGELHALRERYARATGRRKATALRRLERAERVYAIETIGDDLRAVAAKRRDALVARRGRDLFGDRYRPSRDERLAAAGLRSTARALRVLRRRIADGGALPFGFRTHFPDVAARGGFGVVVGNPPWVRVHRVPESQRKAYRRDFQVARAAAWEPGANAAGAGRGFAAQVDLAALFVERSLDLLSPGGTMALLLPVKLWRSLAGGGVRRLLADDTQLVRLEDHSRASTTFDAAVYPSLIVARRRTRDHAVRSPVLDASVHDTASCALAWSVPAKHLPFDASRGSPWILLPPDARRGFDLLRGLGRPLTESELGRPRLGVKCGFNAAFVVEILGVDDDLVDVLTLDRKRTTIERAMLRPLLRGESLRRWSVPPSTDAIIWTHDAFGGALRSLPLRTSRWMSGWRRQLAARADAREKPQWWSLFRTEAAAADRPRVVWGDVGREPRASVLLAGDPRVPLNTCYVSRCRDARDAFALAALLNGPLARAWLDSLAEPARGGYRRYLGWTMSLLPVPSDWNRARDVLGPLGEAGARGKAPSDQELLDAALAAYGADRREMAAMIAWMGG
- a CDS encoding aldo/keto reductase, with the protein product MQYTTLGNTGLTVSRLCLGCMTYGDPRWRTWVLDEGEAQPFIRLALEKGINFFDTADMYSLGMSEEVTGRALRAMANPDEIVIATKVFWPMGDAPNMKGLSRKHVVQSCEASLRRLGVETIDLYQIHRFDHIAPIEETLGALQHLVHQGKVRYIGASSGYAWELMRALSISERNGWARFVSVQPQYNLLYREEEREMIPACHAEGLGLIPWSPLARGVLTRPRAKTKGSTVRSDTDVHADRLYANADWEVVDVVENIAEKRGISMAQVALAWVLSKPDVTAPIIGATRLEHLEESFAALEVKLTAEEITELERPYTPKAVTF
- a CDS encoding DEAD/DEAH box helicase, which gives rise to MSGFRLASPDDVRRLIATTTLGERSNVGRNVLGRIELRPHQVDAAERLVAMIERNGGAMLAEPVGLGKTYTALAVADRLDARRVIVAIPASLREMWTAALRDCRRDATWITHEALSRGAVPSDDPDLVIVDESHRLRNPATGRYASVAALCARSRVLLVSATPVQNSRSDLVAQIALYLGRAAWSLNDADIANHVVRGADAGNDRHGVPRLSGPHVVSLAAEDDCIDGLLALRPPIPAKDESTAAALLLYGLVHQWTSSRAALVAALERRLARGVALVSTLETGRYPTRAELAAWTWSGEAVQLAFPEIIAAAGADDDETGELLDAVRAHQSSIAALLERLRRGPDPDDDRATAVRELRRRHPGERIIAFCHYAETVRALWARLAHDAGVAALTASGARVAGGRLTRASVLEQFTPRRGGRETPRAERIDLLITTDVLSEGLNLQEASVVVHLDYPWNPARLDQRVGRVRRLGSRHDVVTVYSVAPPASAERLLRIDERLRDKLRIAQRTVGVAGHILPSPIPLSIVNRGAAETASDVRERLRSWLDSRESPAPAREDSALPLVAAVTSDRTGSIALLVQPGDATLIADVGAGFDASPATMLAALTAALGSSVVVSDALVEAVLHRVNSWLDARFGASAVELPAIGASRSRRVALARVSRALSRAPRHRRAILAPLAHAARSAAVAPLAEGAERVLDSLVASDLPDEAWLRSIAAFGELHARPGARGHGLARSRVAAVLLLLASPG